From the genome of Lawsonella clevelandensis, one region includes:
- the epsC gene encoding serine O-acetyltransferase EpsC, with amino-acid sequence MNILALIREDLQNARAHDPASRGDLENALVYSGLHAIWAYRVFHAMWQIQPLRPFARLGSQIVRSFTGIEIHPGATIGRRFFIDHGMGVVIGETAEVGDDVMLYHGVTLGGRSLATGKRHPTVGNRVQVGCGAKVLGPVVIGDDCAIGANAVVVHDAPPHSILIGIPAEVRQRGADQTELLVDPAEYIDPAIYI; translated from the coding sequence GTGAATATTCTCGCGCTCATCCGCGAAGATCTGCAGAATGCGCGTGCGCATGACCCCGCCTCCCGCGGAGATCTCGAAAATGCTTTGGTGTACTCCGGTCTCCATGCCATCTGGGCGTACCGTGTTTTCCATGCCATGTGGCAGATTCAACCTCTTCGGCCGTTCGCCCGGCTGGGTTCCCAAATCGTCCGTTCCTTCACCGGTATCGAGATTCATCCCGGTGCCACTATTGGGCGTCGGTTCTTCATTGACCACGGCATGGGCGTCGTCATTGGTGAGACAGCCGAGGTAGGAGACGATGTCATGCTTTACCACGGTGTCACTCTCGGCGGGCGTTCCCTCGCCACCGGCAAGCGCCACCCCACTGTGGGAAATCGTGTCCAGGTGGGCTGCGGCGCCAAAGTACTTGGCCCGGTCGTCATCGGAGATGACTGTGCCATTGGTGCCAATGCGGTAGTCGTCCATGACGCCCCGCCGCACTCGATCCTTATTGGCATCCCCGCAGAGGTGCGCCAGCGTGGGGCAGACCAGACGGAGCTCTTGGTGGATCCCGCTGAATACATTGATCCGGCGATCTATATCTAA
- the rfbA gene encoding glucose-1-phosphate thymidylyltransferase RfbA: MRGIILAGGTGSRLFPMTTAVSKQLLPVYDKPMIYYPLSTLMLAGIEDILIITTPVDRPQFERLLGDGSHLGVRLQYLSQDAPEGLAQAFVLGADFIGEERVALILGDNIFYGPRLGTQLRRFSDVDGGAIFAYQVREPQAYGVVDFDATGTALSIEEKPAHPRSPFAIPGLYFYDNSVIEVARTLKKSPRGEYEITDVNRHYLDAGKLHVEVLPRGTCWMDTGTVDDLMSAGDYVRAVEQRQGQKIGAPEEVAWRLGLIDNAQLRSAAARHTSSGYGDYLLALLDGLH, encoded by the coding sequence ATGCGTGGCATAATTTTGGCGGGCGGCACGGGGTCGCGTCTTTTTCCAATGACGACGGCAGTCAGCAAGCAGTTGCTCCCCGTCTATGACAAGCCCATGATCTACTACCCGCTCTCCACCCTCATGCTGGCGGGTATAGAGGACATCCTCATCATCACCACCCCCGTAGATCGACCGCAATTCGAGCGTTTATTAGGTGACGGTAGCCATCTGGGTGTGCGGCTCCAGTACTTGTCACAAGATGCTCCTGAGGGGCTCGCGCAAGCCTTTGTGTTGGGTGCAGATTTCATTGGGGAGGAACGAGTTGCCCTGATTTTGGGCGACAATATTTTCTACGGCCCGCGGCTCGGTACCCAGCTGCGACGTTTCTCCGACGTTGATGGTGGGGCGATCTTTGCGTACCAAGTGCGTGAGCCGCAAGCCTATGGTGTGGTGGATTTTGATGCCACCGGCACCGCCTTGTCGATTGAAGAGAAACCTGCACATCCTCGCTCGCCCTTCGCTATCCCCGGTCTGTACTTCTACGACAATTCGGTGATTGAGGTAGCGCGGACTCTAAAGAAGTCCCCCCGCGGCGAATACGAGATCACTGACGTCAACCGCCACTATTTGGATGCAGGAAAACTGCACGTCGAGGTACTTCCCCGCGGTACCTGTTGGATGGACACGGGCACTGTTGATGACCTGATGAGTGCAGGCGACTATGTGCGCGCAGTCGAGCAACGCCAGGGGCAGAAGATCGGTGCTCCCGAAGAGGTGGCGTGGCGTCTAGGGCTGATTGATAACGCCCAATTACGGTCCGCGGCAGCCCGACACACCTCATCTGGCTATGGCGATTACCTATTAGCCCTGCTCGATGGGTTACACTAA
- the cysK gene encoding cysteine synthase A, with product MAIYNDVTETIGNTPLVRLNRLTANAGATVLAKLEYFNPANSVKDRIGRAIIDAAEKSGELKAGGTIVEGTSGNTGIALAMVGAARGYKVILTMPETMSKERQVMLKAFGAEIELTPGADGMQGAVDRAKEIVSSTPNSILASQFANPANPEIHRQTTAQEILRDTDGKVDIFVAGVGTGGTLTGVGQELKKANPAVQIVLVEPAGSPLLSEGHAGPHKIQGLGANFVPDVLDREVYSEVIDVTDEDAVATARKAGRDEGILGGISAGAALYAALQVAERPENEGKNIVVIVPDFGERYVSTILFDDIRD from the coding sequence ATGGCTATTTACAACGACGTCACCGAAACCATCGGCAACACTCCGCTCGTGCGGCTCAACCGGCTGACCGCCAACGCTGGCGCCACCGTGCTCGCTAAACTCGAGTACTTCAACCCCGCCAACTCTGTAAAAGACCGGATTGGGCGCGCCATTATTGACGCTGCCGAGAAGTCCGGCGAGCTGAAGGCTGGCGGCACCATCGTGGAAGGCACTTCCGGAAACACCGGCATCGCCCTCGCTATGGTCGGTGCAGCCCGCGGCTACAAGGTTATTCTCACCATGCCGGAGACCATGTCGAAAGAGCGGCAGGTGATGCTCAAGGCTTTCGGTGCCGAAATTGAACTCACACCGGGAGCCGACGGAATGCAAGGTGCGGTTGATCGGGCCAAGGAAATTGTGTCCTCCACCCCCAACTCCATCTTGGCTAGCCAGTTTGCTAACCCCGCTAACCCCGAAATCCACCGCCAGACCACCGCGCAGGAAATCCTCCGCGACACTGACGGCAAGGTGGATATTTTTGTGGCCGGTGTTGGTACCGGTGGCACCCTGACCGGTGTCGGCCAGGAACTCAAGAAGGCCAATCCGGCTGTGCAGATTGTGCTGGTTGAGCCGGCTGGTTCCCCGCTTCTCTCCGAAGGGCACGCCGGCCCGCACAAGATTCAGGGTTTGGGCGCTAACTTCGTCCCCGACGTGTTGGATCGCGAGGTCTACAGCGAAGTTATCGACGTCACGGACGAGGACGCGGTGGCGACAGCCCGCAAAGCGGGGCGTGACGAAGGCATCCTTGGTGGTATCTCGGCAGGTGCTGCTCTCTATGCTGCCCTGCAAGTAGCTGAACGGCCGGAGAATGAGGGCAAGAACATCGTTGTCATCGTCCCGGACTTTGGTGAGCGCTATGTTTCCACCATCCTCTTCGACGACATTCGCGACTAG